From a single Sorghum bicolor cultivar BTx623 chromosome 5, Sorghum_bicolor_NCBIv3, whole genome shotgun sequence genomic region:
- the LOC8076901 gene encoding protein ACCELERATED CELL DEATH 6: MAQPQSRQEQSATPMDRRLLAAATTGDTIAMQHLASHDPAVLLGTTPQRNTCLHISCIYGHEGFCKDVLTLNQCLPLLAATNADDETPLLAAVARGRAKLASILLRFYCDQHLRDTILMQDKRGFNALQHAIFRGLRKLALELIEAEPALSKSVNKWYGSPMFTTVMIDNGDVFEKLLEIHDAADGGARRYNALHAAVTTGNAVMAKRIMEARPLLVRQENDDKRTPMYLAAKENKIEVLRVLLEHDPSLGYFTSTDGSPLLCIAATDGHVGVARELLRHCPDPPYCDTTGSTCFHIAVTSGLADFVRFVVRSPQLQHLVNLPDNKGEPALLLAHRIMAAGDEPKRKTMMSVITILQCYNNNNLSVHAEPFTSGMERLVKAAVCGHVAEMRNLYLHVPDVLVRTTPQGNTCLHIAAIHGHKVFCKEVQALKPSLLAAVNSDGETPLLAAVASGRVSVASVLLRCCGDRQLSNTILKQDKRGCSALHHAIRSGHRELALELIEAEPALSQAVNEYGESPMFIAVMRNYEDVFNKLLQIPDSALGGACGMNALHVAVRNGNSDIATKIMKTVPALAREEDTVTKTPVHLAALYDKIDVLGVLLEHDPSLGYLVTGDGFPLLSLAGFRGHVGIARELLKHCPDAPSTSVSGWTYLHTAVSYQQTEFVDFVLGLPQSGRLVNMRTKDGDTALHLAVQKCNPKMVAALLLHPGIDVTVLNNNGNPANWALPKHLAKTLNWNEVSMLTVKADPQDAGSILNLHMDAKDEVTDSSRKDIKTLTQTYTGNTSLVAILIATITFAAAFTLPGGYSTDAGNEGLPIMARKIAFKAFLISDALAMCSSLAVAFICVIARWEDLEFLLYYRSFSKKLMWFAYMATTTAFATGLYTVLAPQLPGLAVAICVLTSLLPILTKLLGEWPILRLRFRLGQTYNSELLKML; the protein is encoded by the exons ATGGCGCAACCACAAAGTCGCCAGGAGCAGTCTGCTACTCCAATGGATAGGCGTCTCCTAGCAGCAGCCACAACTGGAGACACAATAGCAATGCAGCACCTGGCTTCACATGATCCAGCTGTGCTGCTTGGAACAACTCCACAGCGGAACACGTGTCTCCACATCTCCTGCATCTATGGCCATGAGGGATTCTGCAAGGATGTCCTGACGCTCAACCAGTGCCTCCCACTTCTCGCCGCCACCAATGCCGACGACGAGACGCCGCTGCTTGCCGCTGTAGCTAGGGGGCGTGCCAAATTAGCTTCTATTTTGCTTAGGTTCTACTGTGATCAGCATCTGAGGGACACAATCCTGATGCAAGACAAGCGTGGATTCAACGCACTGCAACATGCAATCTTCAGGGGACTTAGGAAGCTTGCACTGGAGCTGATAGAAGCAGAGCCTGCCTTATCCAAATCTGTGAACAAATGGTATGGGTCACCCATGTTCACCACGGTGATGATAGATAATGGGGACGTCTTTGAAAAGCTATTGGAGATTCATGATGCGGCTGATGGGGGAGCTCGTCGGTACAATGCTCTGCATGCTGCCGTGACAACTGGTAATGCAG TTATGGCCAAAAGGATTATGGAGGCACGCCCATTGTTAGTCAGACAAGAAAATGATGATAAGCGTACACCAATGTACCTGGCCGCAAAAGAGAACAAGATTGAGGTGCTTAGAGTATTGTTGGAACATGATCCGTCTTTGGGTTATTTCACCTCCACAGATGGCTCCCCTCTTCTTTGTATCGCAGCAACAGATGGCCATGTTGGTGTTGCTCGAGAGCTTCTTAGACATTGTCCTGATCCTCCCTATTGCGACACAACAGGTTCGACATGTTTTCACATAGCTGTAACATCTGGTCTGGCAGATTTTGTGAGATTTGTCGTGAGGTCTCCACAACTCCAGCATCTTGTTAACCTGCCCGATAACAAGGGAGAACCTGCTCTGCTACTCGCACACAGAATCATGGCAGCAGGtgatgaaccaaaaagaaaaacaatgaTGAGCGTGATCACTATTTTACAGtgctacaacaataataatcttAGTGTCCACGCAGAGCCTTTCACCTCG GGGATGGAACGGCTCGTGAAAGCAGCAGTATGTGGTCATGTCGCAGAAATGAGGAACCTGTATCTGCATGTTCCGGATGTGCTGGTTCGAACCACTCCTCAGGGAAACACCTGCCTCCACATCGCCGCCATACATGGCCACAAGGTATTCTGCAAGGAGGTCCAAGCTCTGAAACCGTCACTTCTTGCTGCCGTCAACTCGGACGGCGAGACCCCTCTGCTGGCCGCCGTGGCCAGTGGCCGTGTCTCTGTAGCTTCTGTTTTGCTTAGGTGCTGCGGTGATCGGCAGCTGAGCAACACAATTCTGAAGCAAGACAAGCGTGGATGCAGCGCGCTGCACCATGCCATACGCAGCGGACACAGGGAGCTGGCACTGGAGTTGATAGAAGCAGAGCCTGCTCTGTCGCAAGCCGTTAACGAGTACGGCGAGTCACCCATGTTCATCGCGGTGATGAGAAACTACGAGGATGTCTTCAACAAACTGTTGCAGATTCCTGATTCTGCTCTTGGAGGAGCCTGTGGCATGAATGCTCTGCATGTTGCTGTGAGAAACGGTAACTCAG ACATTGCTACAAAGATTATGAAGACAGTTCCTGCTCTGGCCAGAGAGGAAGATACGGTTACTAAGACTCCAGTGCACCTGGCTGCACTTTATGACAAGATTGACGTGCTAGGAGTCTTGTTGGAACACGATCCGTCTTTAGGTTACCTAGTCACAGGTGATGGTTTCCCTCTTCTTAGTCTTGCTGGATTTAGAGGCCATGTTGGTATTGCCCGAGAGCTCCTTAAGCATTGTCCAGATGCGCCCAGTACCTCAGTTTCTGGTTGGACATATCTGCACACAGCTGTATCGTATCAACAGACGGAGTTCGTAGATTTTGTCCTGGGTTTGCCACAATCTGGTAGACTTGTTAACATGCGAACTAAAGATGGAGATACAGCTCTGCACCTCGCAGTCCAAAAGTGCAATCCCAAGATGGTCGCTGCTTTACTGCTTCACCCAGGCATAGATGTCACTGTGCTTAACAACAACGGCAACCCAGCAAACTGGGCATTACCCAAACACCTTGCCAAGACTTTGAACTGG AACGAAGTGTCCATGCTTACGGTTAAGGCTGATCCTCAAGACGCAGGTTCTATTTTAAATCTCCACATGGATGCCAAGGATGAAGTAACCGACTCATCAAGGAAGGATATCAAGACCCTAACTCAAACATACACAGGCAACACATCCCTAGTAGCGATCCTCATCGCTACGATTACCTTTGCTGCTGCATTCACTTTGCCCGGAGGATACAGCACTGATGCTGGAAACGAGGGGCTTCCCATCATGGCAAGGAAGATTGCGTTTAAGGCATTCTTGATCTCTGATGCATTGGCAATGTGCTCCTCACTTGCTGTTGCTTTTATATGCGTCATAGCAAGGTGGGAGGATCTTGAGTTCTTGCTTTACTACAGATCTTTTTCAAAGAAGCTCATGTGGTTTGCATACATGGCAACCACCACAGCATTCGCAACTGGTTTATACACTGTTCTGGCTCCTCAACTCCCAGGACTGGCTGTTGCGATCTGTGTTCTGACGTCTCTGCTGCCCATTCTTACTAAGCTTCTTGGCGAATGGCCTATCTTGAGACTGAGATTTCGGTTAGGTCAGACATACAATTCAGAGCTCCTCAAAatgctctag
- the LOC8076902 gene encoding probably inactive leucine-rich repeat receptor-like protein kinase At5g48380, whose product MAVWCSCSAVLPVLFCFMICQLCYGTVTDIQCLKKLKASVDPDNKLEWTFNNNTEGSICGFNGVECWHPNENRVLSLHLGSFGLKGQFPDGLENCSSMTSLDLSSNNLSGPIPADISKRLPFITNLDLSYNSFSGEIPEALANCSYLNIVSLQHNKLTGTIPGQLAALNRLAQFNVADNQLSGQIPSSLSKFPASNFANQDLCGRPLSNDCTANSSSRTGVIVGSAVGGAVITLIIVAVILFIVLRKMPAKKKLKDVEENKWAKTIKGAKGAKVSMFEKSVSKMKLNDLMKATDDFTKDNIIGTGRSGTMYRATLPDGSFLAIKRLQDTQHSEDQFTSEMSTLGSVRQRNLVPLLGYCIAKNERLLVYKYMPKGSLYDNLHQQNSDKKALEWPLRLKIAIGSARGLAWLHHSCNPRILHRNISSKCILLDDDYEPKISDFGLARLMNPIDTHLSTFVNGEFGDLGYVAPEYTRTLVATPKGDVYSFGVVLLELVTREEPTHVSNAPENFKGSLVDWITYLSNNSILQDAIDKSLIGKGNDAELLQCMKVACSCVLSSPKERPTMFEVYQLLRAVGEKYHFSAADDELTMQPQNANPEDELIVAN is encoded by the exons ATGGCTGTTTGGTGCTCTTGTAGTGCTGTTCTCCCAGTACTCTTCTGTTTCATGATCTGTCAGCTTTGCTATGGCACAGTAACTGATATCCAGTGTCTGAAGAAGCTGAAGGCATCAGTTGATCCGGACAATAAGTTAGAATGGACATTCAATAACAACACAGAGGGATCCATATGTGGATTCAATGGTGTCGAGTGCTGGCATCCTAATGAGAACAGGGTTCTTTCACTTCATCTTGGTAGCTTTGGTCTTAAGGGCCAATTCCCTGATGGGCTTGAGAATTGTAGTAGCATGACTTCGTTGGATCTATCAAGCAACAACCTTTCTGGCCCAATCCCAGCTGACATCTCGAAGCGGCTTCCATTCATTACAAACCTTGATCTGTCATATAATAGTTTCTCGGGAGAGATACCAGAAGCACTAGCTAATTGTTCTTATCTCAACATTGTCAGTTTACAACATAACAAATTGACTGGAACAATCCCAGGTCAGCTTGCTGCACTCAATCGCCTAGCCCAGTTTAATGTTGCTGACAATCAATTGTCAGGGCAGATTCCTTCGTCTTTGAGCAAATTTCCAGCCTCCAATTTTGCAAATCAAGACCTTTGTGGGAGGCCTCTAAGCAACGATTGCACTGCTAATTCAAGCAGCCGAACGGGGGTAATTGTTGGTTCTGCTGTTGGTGGTGCAGTTATAACTTTAATAATAGTTGCTGTTATTTTATTCATTGTCCTGCGGAAAATGCCTGCAAAGAAGAAGTTAAAGGATGTAGAAGAAAATAAGTGGGCAAAGACTATTAAGGGAGCAAAAGGAGCAAAG GTTTCCATGTTTGAGAAATCAGTTTCAAAGATGAAGTTGAATGATCTTATGAAAGCAACAGATGATTTTACAAAGGACAATATTATTGGAACTGGTCGATCAGGAACTATGTACAGAGCAACACTTCCAGATGGTTCATTCCTTGCTATCAAGAGGTTGCAGGACACTCAGCATTCAGAGGATCAATTTACATCTGAGATGTCAACACTAGGAAGTGTAAGGCAACGTAACTTAGTGCCACTTTTGggatattgcattgccaagaATGAGAGGCTCTTGGTGTATAAGTACATGCCAAAGGGCTCGCTTTATGATAATTTACACCAACAAAACAGTGATAAAAAGGCATTAGAATGGCCATTGAGGCTAAAAATTGCCATTGGGAGTGCTAGAGGATTGGCATGGCTTCATCACAGTTGCAACCCTCGCATTCTTCATAGGAACATTAGTTCCAAGTGCATATTGCTTGACGATGACTATGAACCTAAGATTTCTGATTTTGGTCTGGCAAGGCTTATGAATCCCATTGACACCCACCTGAGCACATTTGTAAATGGTGAGTTTGGTGACTTGGGTTATGTAGCTCCAGAGTATACCCGCACTCTTGTGGCCACTCCAAAAGGGGATGTCTATAGCTTTGGGGTTGTCTTACTTGAACTTGTTACTCGCGAAGAGCCCACACATGTGTCAAATGCGCCAGAGAACTTCAAAGGGAGTTTGGTGGATTGGATAACTTACCTGTCAAACAACTCTATACTTCAGGATGCGATTGACAAGTCTTTGATTGGGAAGGGCAACGATGCTGAGCTGCTTCAATGCATGAAGGTTGCCTGCTCTTGTGTGCTTTCTTCTCCAAAGGAAAGGCCTACAATGTTTGAAGTTTACCAGCTGCTGAGAGctgttggagagaaatatcattTCAGTGCAGCTGATGATGAACTGACAATGCAACCTCAAAATGCCAATCCTGAAGATGAGCTTATTGTAGCAAACTAG